A region of Mesorhizobium sp. AR02 DNA encodes the following proteins:
- a CDS encoding heme/hemin ABC transporter substrate-binding protein — protein MGCFSKIIAGPMVGLALAFTALQPAAATEGVSVFSDPSKIAAIGGSITEIVYALGEEKHLVARDSTSNYPKAALDLPDVGYMRALSPEGVLSVNPTGILALQGSGPKEAVDVLKKTSIPFIEVPEHYSREGILEKVRIVGKALGVDAKADVLAKELDAKLTAAEKQTASIKERKRVLFVLSIQGGKILAAGSETAADGMVKLAGGVNAVEGFSGYKQMSDEAVITARPDVILMMTNAGPPVSDDELFGNPSVASTPAGTARKLIRIDGGYLLGFGPRTAEAIHDLAVSLYGAEVTD, from the coding sequence ATGGGCTGTTTTTCCAAGATCATCGCCGGTCCGATGGTTGGCCTCGCTTTGGCCTTCACAGCGCTGCAGCCGGCTGCCGCCACCGAGGGCGTCTCGGTCTTCTCCGATCCGTCCAAGATCGCCGCCATAGGCGGATCGATCACCGAAATCGTCTATGCGCTTGGCGAGGAGAAACATCTGGTGGCGCGCGATTCCACCAGCAATTATCCGAAAGCGGCGCTCGACCTGCCCGATGTCGGCTATATGCGCGCGCTGTCGCCGGAAGGTGTGCTGTCGGTCAATCCGACCGGCATCCTGGCGCTGCAGGGCAGCGGTCCCAAGGAGGCCGTCGATGTGCTGAAGAAGACCAGCATTCCGTTCATCGAGGTGCCCGAGCACTATAGCCGCGAAGGCATCCTCGAAAAGGTTCGCATCGTCGGCAAGGCGCTGGGCGTCGACGCCAAGGCCGATGTATTGGCCAAGGAGCTCGATGCCAAGCTCACCGCCGCAGAAAAACAGACGGCCTCGATCAAGGAGCGCAAGCGTGTCCTGTTCGTGCTGTCGATACAGGGCGGCAAGATCTTGGCGGCCGGCAGCGAAACCGCTGCCGACGGCATGGTCAAGCTGGCGGGCGGGGTCAACGCCGTCGAAGGCTTCTCCGGCTACAAGCAAATGTCCGACGAGGCTGTTATCACCGCCAGGCCTGACGTCATCCTGATGATGACCAATGCCGGACCGCCGGTGTCGGACGACGAATTGTTCGGCAATCCGTCTGTTGCCTCGACGCCGGCCGGAACCGCGCGCAAGCTGATCCGCATCGATGGCGGCTATCTGCTCGGCTTCGGGCCGCGCACGGCTGAAGCCATCCACGACCTCGCCGTCTCGCTCTATGGCGCTGAAGTCACGGACTGA
- the rirA gene encoding iron-responsive transcriptional regulator RirA, which translates to MRLTRQTNYAMRILMYCAANNDRLSRIPEIAAAYSVSELFLFKILQPLVEHGLVETVRGRNGGVRLGRAAEAISLFDVVRVTEESFAMAECFENDATECPLVDSCALNSALREALNAFFAVLARYTVADMVAARPNVRNLLGIDMLERRAPAA; encoded by the coding sequence ATGCGGCTTACACGCCAGACCAATTATGCCATGCGCATCCTGATGTATTGTGCCGCCAACAATGACCGGTTGAGCCGCATTCCTGAAATCGCGGCCGCCTATTCGGTGTCGGAATTGTTCCTGTTCAAGATCCTGCAGCCGCTGGTCGAGCATGGCCTGGTGGAGACGGTGCGGGGCCGCAATGGCGGCGTCCGGCTTGGCCGTGCCGCGGAGGCGATCAGCCTGTTCGACGTCGTGCGCGTGACGGAAGAAAGCTTCGCCATGGCCGAATGCTTCGAGAACGATGCGACCGAATGCCCGCTGGTCGACAGCTGCGCGCTGAATTCGGCGCTGCGCGAGGCTCTCAACGCCTTCTTCGCCGTGCTCGCCCGCTACACGGTCGCCGATATGGTGGCGGCAAGGCCGAATGTGCGCAACCTGCTTGGCATCGACATGCTGGAGCGCCGCGCGCCAGCGGCGTAG
- a CDS encoding hemin-degrading factor, with product MDQRVKPAPHEIRWARTENPKTRERDLAAQLGISEAELVAAHCGDGVVRVEPRVNDLLTGLEAVGEVMALTRNESAVHEKIGVYDKVVTGNHNAMVLGENIDLRIFPKVWAYGFAVEKRDGDDIRRSLQFFDAAGEAVHKVHLRPASSLYAYQKLVASLESSNQEPTVAISRQAPDDEGEAIATTANLDDLRDRWSRLTDVHQFFGMLKTLKLSRRQAVRMVGTDYAWLLDNDAVRAMFHHAAEGEMPIMCFVGNRGCIQIHSGPVKSIKPMGPWINVLDETFHLHLRTDHIHEVWAVRKPTKDGHVTSLEVYAADGNMIIQFFGKRHEGESERDDWRFLAENLPRIPSPTAA from the coding sequence ATGGACCAGCGCGTAAAACCCGCCCCGCATGAAATCCGGTGGGCACGGACGGAAAATCCGAAAACGCGCGAGCGTGACCTTGCCGCCCAACTCGGCATTTCGGAAGCCGAGTTGGTCGCCGCGCATTGCGGCGACGGCGTCGTCCGCGTCGAGCCGCGCGTCAACGACCTCTTGACCGGTCTCGAGGCCGTCGGTGAGGTGATGGCGCTGACCCGCAATGAGAGCGCCGTGCACGAAAAGATCGGCGTTTATGACAAGGTCGTCACCGGCAACCACAATGCCATGGTGCTTGGCGAGAACATCGACCTGCGCATCTTCCCGAAAGTCTGGGCGTACGGTTTTGCCGTGGAGAAGCGCGACGGCGACGACATCCGCCGCAGCCTGCAGTTCTTCGACGCGGCGGGCGAGGCAGTGCACAAGGTGCATTTGCGTCCGGCCTCCAGTCTCTATGCCTACCAGAAGCTGGTCGCCTCGCTGGAATCGTCCAACCAGGAACCGACGGTCGCCATCTCAAGACAAGCCCCCGACGATGAGGGCGAGGCCATTGCGACGACCGCCAACCTTGACGATCTGCGAGACCGCTGGAGCCGGCTGACCGACGTGCACCAGTTCTTCGGCATGCTGAAAACGCTGAAGCTCAGCCGCCGCCAGGCGGTGCGCATGGTTGGAACGGACTATGCCTGGCTGCTCGACAATGACGCGGTTCGCGCCATGTTCCACCATGCCGCCGAAGGCGAGATGCCGATCATGTGCTTCGTCGGCAACCGCGGCTGCATCCAGATCCATTCCGGACCGGTCAAGTCGATCAAGCCGATGGGGCCGTGGATCAATGTGCTGGACGAGACCTTCCATCTGCACCTGCGCACCGACCACATCCACGAGGTCTGGGCGGTGCGCAAGCCGACCAAGGACGGCCATGTCACATCGCTCGAGGTCTACGCCGCCGACGGCAACATGATCATCCAGTTCTTCGGCAAGCGCCACGAAGGCGAAAGCGAGCGCGACGACTGGCGCTTCCTGGCCGAGAATCTGCCGCGCATTCCAAGCCCGACGGCAGCCTGA
- a CDS encoding TonB-dependent hemoglobin/transferrin/lactoferrin family receptor, with the protein MGLLVNWEWRGRSAANGVAALLASVAAIALSAPSAHAQQATQPAGEQTDQSKKTDQEKAAPAGATLLDKILVLSRTGETAIESLASASHLDQEQLDRRMATTPNEMLLGVPGVTTQADARRVSTSINIRGLQDFGRVAVIVDGARQDFQRSDHGTQSTFYIDPELVKSVDVIRGPVANTYGSGAIGGVVFFDTKDAADFLKPEETWGASVTGRYESNGKGWTTSATGAYRFNENWDALGNIVYRNYDNYKDGGGDTVNGTGFDVLSGLLKTTIRPTDNSELKLGWVGSSDSWDETSGGVPVNDVDLKSNTFTARYNITDEDKSWLDLHINTSYNKTNLDLTSLVPQNRFDPVTGLPVVLPAGSTSTFDVGTAAIDIWNTSRFETGGVAHELTYGGDWVNDDVKTGGTAGGDSFYTPSGKRNVSGAYVQDKLTWDWLEVIAGLRYDSYSLKDDTHDTSGDRLSPRITVGVSPFDNASLAGLQFYGTYAEGYRSPSLTETLISGNHPAGVTFPFLPNPNLRPETGKTTEFGINYKQNDILEAGDAVRIKAAYFNNDVDDYIEGVTLSPFAPGSGCPFGPGIPICYQYQNFAKAKIHGFEFESVYDAGWGYAGLSASITNGHTISYKGVEADLATIPSSQVTAQLGLRFLEDKLTVGGEVQYNGKPKGNAVAEDYTLVNAFASYQATDNVKVDFRADNLFDVKYANPLNGTTTVAVYEPGITLKLAATMRFGG; encoded by the coding sequence ATGGGGTTGTTGGTGAACTGGGAATGGCGCGGCCGGTCGGCGGCGAACGGTGTGGCGGCTTTGTTGGCAAGCGTGGCGGCGATCGCCCTGTCCGCGCCATCGGCGCATGCCCAACAGGCAACGCAGCCGGCGGGCGAGCAGACGGACCAATCGAAGAAGACTGACCAGGAGAAGGCAGCCCCCGCAGGCGCGACGCTGCTCGACAAGATCCTGGTGCTCAGCCGCACCGGCGAGACGGCGATCGAATCACTGGCCTCGGCCAGCCATCTCGATCAGGAACAGCTCGACCGCCGCATGGCGACGACACCGAACGAGATGCTGCTGGGTGTGCCCGGTGTCACGACACAGGCCGACGCCAGACGCGTCAGCACCAGCATCAACATCCGCGGCCTGCAGGATTTCGGCCGCGTCGCGGTCATCGTCGACGGCGCACGCCAGGATTTCCAGCGTTCAGACCATGGCACGCAGTCGACCTTCTACATCGACCCCGAGCTCGTCAAATCCGTCGATGTGATCCGCGGTCCTGTCGCCAACACCTATGGTTCGGGCGCCATTGGCGGCGTCGTCTTCTTCGACACCAAGGACGCCGCGGACTTCCTCAAGCCGGAGGAAACATGGGGCGCTTCGGTAACCGGACGCTATGAGAGCAACGGCAAGGGCTGGACCACCAGCGCCACCGGCGCCTACCGTTTCAATGAGAACTGGGACGCGCTCGGCAACATCGTCTACCGCAACTATGACAACTACAAGGATGGCGGCGGCGACACCGTCAACGGCACCGGCTTCGACGTGTTGAGCGGCCTGCTCAAGACCACCATCCGCCCGACCGACAACAGCGAGCTGAAGCTCGGCTGGGTCGGCTCAAGCGACAGCTGGGACGAAACCAGCGGCGGCGTGCCGGTGAATGATGTCGACCTGAAGTCGAACACCTTCACGGCCCGCTACAACATCACGGACGAAGACAAGAGCTGGCTCGATCTCCACATCAACACCTCCTACAACAAGACCAATCTCGACCTGACCAGCCTTGTTCCGCAAAACCGCTTCGATCCGGTCACAGGTCTTCCGGTGGTGCTGCCAGCAGGCTCGACGTCGACTTTCGATGTCGGCACGGCCGCAATCGACATCTGGAACACCTCACGATTCGAGACCGGTGGCGTTGCGCACGAATTGACCTATGGCGGCGACTGGGTGAATGACGACGTCAAGACTGGCGGCACCGCCGGTGGCGACAGTTTCTACACGCCGTCGGGCAAGCGGAATGTGTCCGGCGCCTATGTCCAGGACAAGCTCACCTGGGACTGGCTCGAGGTGATCGCCGGGCTGCGTTACGACAGCTACAGCCTCAAGGATGACACCCACGATACATCGGGCGACCGGCTGTCGCCGCGCATCACCGTCGGCGTCTCGCCCTTCGACAACGCCAGCCTTGCCGGCCTGCAATTCTATGGCACTTATGCCGAAGGCTACCGTTCGCCTTCCCTCACGGAGACTCTGATCAGCGGCAACCATCCGGCAGGTGTCACCTTCCCGTTCCTGCCCAATCCGAACCTGCGACCTGAGACCGGCAAGACGACCGAATTCGGCATCAACTACAAGCAGAACGATATATTGGAGGCTGGCGACGCCGTCCGCATCAAGGCGGCATATTTCAACAATGACGTCGACGACTATATCGAAGGCGTGACATTGTCGCCGTTCGCCCCAGGCAGTGGTTGCCCGTTCGGCCCGGGCATTCCGATCTGCTACCAGTACCAGAATTTCGCCAAGGCCAAGATCCACGGCTTTGAGTTTGAAAGCGTCTACGACGCCGGGTGGGGCTATGCCGGGCTTTCGGCATCGATCACGAATGGCCACACCATTTCCTACAAGGGTGTGGAAGCCGATCTCGCCACAATCCCCTCTTCGCAGGTCACCGCCCAGCTCGGCCTGCGCTTCCTCGAGGACAAGCTGACCGTCGGCGGCGAGGTGCAATACAACGGCAAGCCGAAGGGCAATGCGGTGGCCGAGGACTACACACTGGTCAATGCCTTCGCCAGTTATCAGGCGACGGACAAT
- the hemP gene encoding hemin uptake protein HemP — protein sequence MNTHNPNDFRYRVRRSDEAPVTRFDRVPLAVRTLSSNTLFQGEHEIGIEHHGALYRLKITRQGKLILNK from the coding sequence ATGAACACGCACAATCCCAATGACTTTCGCTACCGCGTCCGCCGTTCCGACGAGGCCCCCGTCACCCGTTTCGATCGGGTTCCGCTGGCGGTCAGAACATTGTCCAGCAACACGCTGTTCCAGGGCGAGCACGAGATCGGCATCGAGCATCATGGCGCGCTCTACCGGCTGAAGATCACCCGGCAGGGCAAGCTCATTCTCAACAAGTAA
- a CDS encoding MaoC family dehydratase, with amino-acid sequence MTEVRPKTPPTYEQLRTMSGQELGVSEWTTVDQDRINQFAECTGDHQWIHVDPERARRQSPFRTTIAHGYLTLSIIGALALGMGIVPENTQAAFNYGFDKVRFLAPVKVGARIRLRTVLLSMEDRGPGQYLMKAANTVEIEGEEKPALTAETLVMLYERRKRAGA; translated from the coding sequence ATGACAGAAGTACGGCCTAAAACGCCGCCGACCTACGAGCAGTTGAGGACGATGTCCGGGCAGGAACTGGGCGTCTCGGAATGGACCACGGTCGACCAGGACCGTATCAACCAGTTCGCCGAATGCACCGGCGACCATCAATGGATCCATGTCGACCCCGAGCGGGCGCGGCGGCAAAGCCCGTTCCGCACGACGATCGCGCATGGCTATCTGACATTGTCGATCATTGGCGCGCTGGCGCTCGGCATGGGCATCGTGCCGGAAAACACCCAGGCCGCCTTCAACTATGGCTTCGACAAGGTGCGTTTCCTGGCGCCGGTCAAGGTCGGTGCGCGCATCAGGCTTCGCACGGTCCTGCTTTCCATGGAGGACAGAGGGCCGGGGCAGTATCTGATGAAGGCAGCCAATACGGTCGAGATCGAAGGCGAGGAAAAGCCGGCACTGACGGCGGAAACGCTGGTCATGCTGTATGAGCGCCGCAAGCGAGCAGGGGCCTGA
- a CDS encoding MFS transporter, whose amino-acid sequence MAVAAQNRDGLISAPQQNQSVGWALASLSLATLLSSLGTSIASVGLPSLMQAFGATFQAVQWVVLAYLLAITTLIVSAGRLADMFGRRPLLLGGIALFTSASVLCGLAPTLWLLIAARAVQGLGAALMMALTLAFAAETVSKDRTGSAMGLLGAMSAIGTTLGPSLGGLLIAGLGWRAIFLVNVPLGVLTFALAWRALPAGNKSAQAAQGKFDGMGTLLLAMTLAAYALAMTLGQGQFGALNIGLLAATGIGVTLFAVAQRSVKNPLVQLASFRDPRLGASLAMSLIVATVMMATLVVAPFYLSRGLGLDAAMVGVVLSAGPLVSTLSALLAGRLADRFGAHRMMVVGLLSLATGTFLLSLAMTKLGIASYVVPIAVTCFGYALFQTSNNAAVMSGVAAGERGVISGLLNLSRNLGLITGASLMGAIFAVASASTSQGTGALSSASAARGMQITFETATALALVALLLALLSARNAIKREQLGQSTRNS is encoded by the coding sequence ATGGCAGTCGCCGCGCAAAATCGCGATGGGCTGATATCAGCCCCGCAGCAGAACCAATCGGTCGGCTGGGCGCTGGCAAGCCTGTCGCTCGCCACGCTGCTGTCGTCGCTCGGAACCAGCATAGCCAGCGTCGGGCTGCCCTCGCTGATGCAGGCGTTCGGGGCGACGTTCCAGGCCGTGCAATGGGTGGTTCTGGCCTATCTCCTTGCAATCACCACGCTGATCGTCAGCGCCGGGCGGCTGGCCGACATGTTCGGGCGCCGCCCCTTGCTGCTCGGCGGCATCGCGCTGTTCACATCGGCATCGGTGCTCTGCGGCCTGGCGCCGACACTCTGGCTGCTGATCGCCGCGCGTGCCGTGCAGGGGCTTGGCGCGGCGCTGATGATGGCGCTGACGCTTGCCTTTGCCGCGGAGACGGTGAGCAAGGACCGGACCGGCAGCGCCATGGGCCTGCTCGGCGCCATGTCGGCGATCGGTACGACACTCGGCCCTTCGCTCGGCGGCCTGCTGATCGCCGGCCTCGGCTGGCGGGCGATCTTTCTCGTCAATGTGCCGCTGGGCGTCCTGACCTTCGCCCTCGCCTGGCGCGCCTTGCCTGCCGGCAACAAGAGCGCGCAGGCCGCCCAAGGCAAGTTCGACGGGATGGGCACCCTATTGCTGGCCATGACGTTGGCCGCCTATGCATTGGCCATGACGCTTGGCCAAGGCCAATTCGGCGCGCTCAACATTGGTCTGCTGGCTGCGACTGGCATTGGCGTCACTCTGTTCGCCGTCGCCCAGAGAAGCGTGAAGAACCCTCTGGTCCAACTCGCCAGCTTCAGGGATCCGCGGCTCGGTGCCAGTCTGGCCATGAGCCTCATCGTCGCCACGGTGATGATGGCGACCCTGGTGGTCGCCCCGTTCTATCTGTCGCGGGGGCTGGGACTCGATGCCGCTATGGTCGGCGTGGTGCTTTCGGCCGGGCCGCTTGTCTCGACCTTGTCGGCGCTGCTGGCCGGCCGGCTTGCCGATCGCTTCGGAGCCCACAGGATGATGGTCGTCGGCCTCCTCAGCCTTGCAACAGGCACATTTCTTCTGTCGCTCGCCATGACGAAGCTCGGCATCGCCAGCTATGTCGTTCCCATTGCCGTCACCTGCTTCGGCTACGCCCTGTTCCAGACCTCCAACAATGCGGCCGTCATGAGCGGTGTCGCTGCCGGCGAACGCGGCGTCATATCGGGCCTGCTCAACCTGTCGCGCAATCTCGGCCTCATCACCGGCGCATCCTTGATGGGCGCCATATTCGCGGTTGCATCGGCCAGCACTTCGCAAGGAACAGGTGCTCTCAGTTCCGCCTCCGCAGCCCGGGGCATGCAGATCACCTTTGAGACGGCAACGGCCCTGGCACTGGTTGCGCTGCTGCTCGCGCTGTTATCAGCCCGCAATGCGATCAAGCGTGAACAATTGGGGCAATCAACGCGAAATTCCTGA
- a CDS encoding DUF445 domain-containing protein: protein MSQSAPSLAPVRFDADASAKLSALRRTKFIATAALALCVLVFALAKSFQGTYPWLGFVAAFAEAATIGGLADWYAVVALFRRPLGLPIPHTAIIPENQNRIADNLGRFIEANFLAPEPVREKLAEVDFAALVADWLTDAERAAGLSRFVVRLVPQTLAAVEQSGLRGFVTSRMLEQIEKVPLAPLAAELLSALTDDRRHQKLFDEFIKVIGRFLNDEQALATMREKIREELPSLFNLFRADAYLLKKIVASAGSLLDEVRADPDHPMRAEFDRFAQGFIEKLRTSKQYAKRAEQMKRDFLARQEVKGLAGDMWESLSLFIAQDAKAPNSVIRAHLANMFVEVGRHLAGDAQIRADMNQGFVVALASFVESQKSGVSKFIADQVKRWDLAQLTRLIEMNIGRDLQYIRFNGMIIGGLAGIVLYTIELLLPVN, encoded by the coding sequence ATGTCACAATCGGCTCCGTCCCTGGCGCCTGTCCGTTTCGATGCCGATGCGTCCGCCAAGCTATCCGCGCTACGGCGCACCAAATTCATCGCCACGGCCGCGCTCGCGCTTTGCGTGCTGGTGTTCGCCCTGGCCAAGTCGTTCCAAGGCACCTATCCGTGGCTGGGCTTCGTTGCTGCCTTCGCCGAGGCGGCGACCATCGGCGGGCTGGCCGACTGGTACGCGGTGGTAGCGCTGTTCAGGCGCCCGCTCGGGCTGCCGATCCCGCACACCGCCATCATCCCCGAAAACCAGAACCGCATCGCCGACAATCTCGGCCGCTTCATCGAGGCCAATTTCCTGGCGCCGGAGCCGGTGCGGGAAAAACTCGCCGAGGTCGATTTTGCAGCACTCGTCGCCGATTGGCTGACCGACGCCGAACGCGCCGCCGGCCTGTCGCGTTTCGTCGTGCGGCTGGTGCCGCAGACGCTTGCCGCTGTCGAGCAGTCCGGCCTGCGTGGCTTCGTCACCAGCCGCATGCTGGAGCAGATCGAGAAAGTTCCGCTGGCGCCGCTGGCGGCGGAGCTGCTGTCTGCGCTCACCGACGACCGCCGCCACCAGAAGCTGTTCGACGAGTTCATCAAGGTGATCGGCCGCTTCCTGAACGACGAACAGGCACTGGCGACAATGCGCGAAAAAATCCGCGAGGAGCTTCCGTCGCTGTTCAACCTGTTCAGAGCCGACGCCTATCTCCTGAAGAAGATCGTCGCCTCGGCGGGTTCCTTGCTCGACGAGGTGCGGGCTGATCCCGACCATCCGATGCGCGCCGAGTTCGACCGTTTCGCTCAAGGCTTCATCGAAAAACTCAGGACATCGAAGCAGTATGCCAAACGCGCCGAGCAGATGAAGCGCGATTTTCTGGCTCGGCAGGAGGTCAAGGGATTGGCCGGCGACATGTGGGAGAGCCTCAGCCTGTTCATCGCGCAGGACGCCAAGGCGCCGAATTCGGTGATCCGCGCGCATCTCGCCAACATGTTCGTCGAGGTCGGCCGTCATCTCGCCGGCGATGCGCAGATCCGGGCCGACATGAACCAGGGATTCGTGGTGGCGCTGGCCTCCTTCGTCGAGAGCCAGAAGAGCGGCGTGTCGAAATTCATCGCCGACCAGGTCAAGCGTTGGGACCTTGCGCAACTGACGCGGCTGATCGAGATGAACATCGGCAGGGACCTGCAATACATCCGCTTCAACGGCATGATCATCGGCGGGCTGGCGGGTATCGTGCTCTATACGATCGAGTTGCTGCTCCCGGTCAATTGA
- a CDS encoding FecCD family ABC transporter permease: MVDQSIAGPVKAMASASEGDRSGRARIVILLLCIGLAAAALLSLTSGASDASAVNLLRDWLLGAVPGDAVLSARDSLIVYDIRLPRIILGMLVGAALAVSGAVMQGLFRNPLADPGLIGVSAGSSLGAVAVIVLGTTVLAPVTALFGTLALPLAAFFGGLATTLVLYQVATRRGQTSVATMLLAGIALAALAMALTGILIFMADDRQLRDLTFWQLGSLGGATWQKIGSVGPIIILALAAMPFLARGLNALALGEATAGHLGIPVQRLKYTAIIGVSAAVGASVAVSGGIGFVGIVVPHLLRLLIGPDNRYLLPASALLGASLLLLADAVARTIVAPAELPIGIVTAIAGAPFFLWILLRKRGVVDL; this comes from the coding sequence ATGGTCGATCAATCGATCGCCGGCCCGGTGAAGGCGATGGCGAGTGCATCCGAAGGCGACCGTTCGGGTCGCGCCCGCATCGTCATCCTGCTGCTGTGCATCGGGCTCGCGGCCGCCGCGCTTTTGTCGCTGACATCAGGGGCATCGGATGCTTCGGCCGTCAATCTCCTCAGGGACTGGCTGCTTGGCGCTGTCCCGGGTGATGCAGTGCTGAGCGCCCGTGACAGCCTGATCGTCTACGACATCCGCTTGCCGCGCATCATCCTCGGCATGCTGGTCGGCGCAGCACTGGCGGTCTCGGGCGCCGTCATGCAGGGGCTGTTCCGCAATCCGCTGGCCGATCCTGGCTTGATCGGCGTTTCCGCCGGCTCCAGCCTCGGCGCCGTCGCCGTCATCGTGCTTGGCACCACGGTGCTGGCGCCGGTGACAGCCTTGTTCGGCACGCTCGCGCTGCCGCTGGCCGCCTTCTTCGGTGGCCTCGCCACGACACTGGTGCTCTATCAGGTCGCCACGCGACGCGGGCAAACCTCGGTTGCCACCATGCTGCTGGCCGGCATCGCGCTGGCAGCGCTCGCCATGGCACTGACCGGCATCCTCATCTTCATGGCTGACGATCGCCAGCTGCGCGACCTGACCTTCTGGCAACTCGGATCGCTCGGTGGCGCAACCTGGCAGAAGATCGGTTCCGTCGGGCCGATCATCATACTGGCACTGGCGGCGATGCCGTTCCTGGCGCGCGGCCTCAACGCGCTGGCGCTCGGCGAGGCGACCGCCGGCCATCTCGGCATTCCGGTGCAGCGGCTGAAATACACGGCCATCATCGGTGTTTCGGCGGCGGTCGGTGCGTCTGTCGCCGTCAGCGGCGGCATCGGCTTCGTCGGCATCGTCGTGCCGCACCTGCTGCGCCTGCTGATCGGTCCGGACAATCGCTATCTCTTGCCGGCTTCGGCGCTGCTCGGTGCCTCGCTGCTGCTCCTGGCGGATGCTGTCGCCCGCACCATCGTGGCGCCGGCCGAATTGCCGATCGGCATCGTCACCGCGATAGCAGGCGCGCCGTTCTTCCTGTGGATACTGCTGCGCAAGCGCGGCGTCGTTGACTTGTGA
- a CDS encoding phasin family protein, whose protein sequence is MAKQPESDSFMDMFGRFGRDLKVPNVDVEAILAHHRKNLEALEKSARAGAAGATSLLSRQREMLQDTLREIADMAQSYRAPGNPQELMAKQTEFARKSFEAALKNAGEVAELARKSGTESIEILRARIKEAMEEIRAGYGQK, encoded by the coding sequence ATGGCCAAACAACCGGAATCCGATTCCTTCATGGACATGTTCGGCAGGTTCGGCCGCGACCTGAAGGTGCCCAATGTCGATGTCGAGGCGATCCTTGCGCATCATCGCAAGAACCTCGAAGCCTTGGAGAAATCGGCGCGAGCCGGTGCTGCCGGTGCAACCTCGCTGTTGTCAAGGCAACGCGAGATGCTGCAGGACACGCTGCGCGAAATTGCCGACATGGCGCAGAGCTACCGGGCGCCGGGCAATCCGCAGGAGTTGATGGCCAAACAGACGGAGTTCGCCCGCAAATCCTTCGAGGCTGCGCTGAAGAATGCCGGCGAGGTGGCCGAACTGGCCCGGAAATCCGGCACCGAATCGATCGAAATCCTGCGCGCGCGCATCAAGGAGGCGATGGAGGAAATCCGTGCCGGCTACGGGCAGAAGTAG
- a CDS encoding heme ABC transporter ATP-binding protein, giving the protein MIEARDVSVDIAGKRIVGGVDFDARPGEIAAIVGPNGSGKTTFLKALSGELAYTGRVTLNGRDLSAMKPVEIAVHRAVLPQATTLSFPFTVREVVKLGLVGGRSGVLSGEDARLPERALARVDLDGFAGRLYQELSGGEQQRVQLARVLCQVWAPVLDGKPRYLFLDEPVSSLDIKHQLIIMNIARDFARRGGGVVAILHDLNLTSMYADRIFVMHRGRLAATGSPQDVLSDDLIEKVFDCRLRVGVLPAGNVPFVLPQSAA; this is encoded by the coding sequence ATGATCGAGGCAAGGGACGTGTCCGTTGATATTGCCGGCAAGCGCATCGTCGGCGGGGTCGATTTCGATGCACGGCCCGGCGAGATCGCGGCAATCGTCGGCCCCAACGGCTCCGGCAAGACGACCTTCCTGAAAGCGTTGTCGGGTGAACTCGCCTATACCGGGCGCGTCACCCTCAACGGCCGCGATCTCTCGGCGATGAAGCCGGTCGAGATTGCCGTGCATCGCGCGGTGCTGCCGCAGGCGACGACGCTGTCCTTCCCGTTCACGGTGCGCGAGGTGGTCAAGCTCGGCCTTGTCGGCGGTCGCTCGGGAGTCTTGTCGGGCGAGGATGCGCGACTGCCGGAGCGGGCACTGGCGCGTGTCGACCTCGACGGTTTTGCCGGACGTCTCTACCAGGAGCTTTCGGGCGGCGAGCAGCAGCGTGTCCAGCTTGCGCGCGTGCTGTGCCAGGTCTGGGCGCCGGTGCTCGACGGCAAGCCGCGCTATCTGTTCCTCGACGAGCCGGTTTCGAGCCTCGACATCAAGCACCAGCTGATCATCATGAACATCGCCCGCGATTTCGCCAGAAGGGGCGGCGGCGTGGTCGCCATCCTGCACGACCTCAATCTGACTTCCATGTATGCCGACCGCATCTTCGTCATGCATCGCGGCCGGCTGGCCGCGACAGGCTCGCCGCAAGACGTGCTGAGCGATGATCTGATCGAGAAGGTTTTCGACTGCCGGCTCAGGGTCGGCGTGCTGCCGGCCGGCAATGTGCCGTTCGTGCTGCCGCAATCCGCAGCTTAG